A region from the Branchiostoma floridae strain S238N-H82 chromosome 9, Bfl_VNyyK, whole genome shotgun sequence genome encodes:
- the LOC118422512 gene encoding uncharacterized protein LOC118422512 — protein MVDWGVKRSLAVVVIATLTFLLGVPSAVNIHVLVNQDFVWSAGLIFSGLSMIFLLWKYGAKNFRLNMLNEGEDGSDWKLQGAFDYLTKYVLLLNGLALLVWWVVHTIQSADVPWYQLGNQSLMTAFLEWFAVGLVLLVLNLLFVRCRARMSGCWSSLVAKQEDIPVCRCCHKKGTGDRDNLITATDQAGERQVPDYSTINN, from the exons tgaaaAGAAGCCTTGCAGTAGTGGTCATTGCCACATTGACTTTTCTCTTGGGCGTTCCCAGTGCTGTTAACATACACGTGCTAGTAAATCAG GACTTTGTGTGGAGCGCTGGACTGATCTTCTCCGGACTCTCCATGATCTTTCTACTCTGGAAATATGGAGCGAAAAACTTCCGTTTAAATATGCTCAATGAG GGTGAAGATGGGAGTGACTGGAAATTACAAGGGGCTTTCGACTATCTGACAAA GTACGTCCTTCTACTGAACGGTCTGGCGCTGCTGGTGTGGTGGGTGGTCCACACCATCCAGTCCGCCGATGTGCCGTGGTACCAGCTGGGGAACCAGTCATTGATGACCGCCTTTCTGGAG tggTTTGCCGTCGGGTTGGTTCTACTGGTACTGAACCTCCTGTTTGTGCGGTGCCGAGCACGCATGTCCGGCTGTTGGTCTTCACTTGTCGCTAAACAGGAGGACATACCCGTCTGCCGCTGTTGTCACAAGAAGGGCACAGGAGACAGAGACAACCTCATCACCGCAACAGACCAGGCTGGAGAGAGGCAAGT